The following proteins come from a genomic window of Chaetodon auriga isolate fChaAug3 chromosome 16, fChaAug3.hap1, whole genome shotgun sequence:
- the LOC143333817 gene encoding C-signal-like, protein MAAQPVNVLITGANRGLGLEMVKQMMEAHHPVKKLFACCRDPDGPKAEALRTLAEKHPNVIDIIRLDATDLSNIKQCGQQVGSVVGTEGLNLLINNAGFLDKSILQEATPEGMQNSFNTNVMGPMFIIKEFLPHLRAAAKASKTPGMSSRKAAVVCISSSLGSVDSVKASYSYFPAISYRISKAGLNMLAACAAEELRTDEILFSLLHPGWVRTDMGGEEGEIDAPESVQGMLDVMASLTEKQSGTFLDYKGKNIPW, encoded by the exons ATGGCAGCGCAACCAGTCAACGTGCTTATCACTGGAGCCAACAGAGGCTTAGGCCTGGAAATGGTTAAGCAAATGATGGAGGCCCACCATCCAGTGAAAAAGCTGTTTGCCTGTTGCAGAGACCCAGATGGACCAAAGGCTGAG GCCTTGCGAACGCTGGCGGAGAAGCATCCTAACGTCATCGACATCATCCGTCTGG aTGCCACTGACCTTAGTAACATAAAGCAGTGCGGCCAGCAGGTGGGCTCTGTGGTGGGGACAGAGGGTCTCAACCTGCTGATTAACAACGCAGGGTTCCTGGACAAAAGCATCCTGCAGGAGGCCACTCCCGAGGGCATGCAGAATTCTTTCAACACCAACGTCATGGGCCCTATGTTCATCATTAAA GAGTTCCTGCCTCACCTTCGTGCAGCAGCGAAGGCCAGTAAGACGCCAGGGATGTCCAGCAGGAAAGCAGCAGTCGTCTGTATCTCCTCATCACTGGGTTCAGTGGACTCTGTCAAAGCGTCATACTCCTACTTCCCTGCCATCTCCTACCGCATCAGCAAG gcCGGTCTGAACATGCTGGCAGCgtgtgctgcagaggagctgaggaCGGATGAGatcctgttttctttgctgcacCCTGGCTGGGTGCGCACCGACAtgggtggagaggag GGGGAGATTGACGCTCCGGAGAGTGTGCAGGGGATGCTTGACGTGATGGCTTCCCTGACGGAGAAGCAGAGTGGAACCTTCCTGGATTATAAAGGCAAAAACATCCCCTGGTAG